Proteins from one Argopecten irradians isolate NY chromosome 15, Ai_NY, whole genome shotgun sequence genomic window:
- the LOC138309513 gene encoding platelet-activating factor acetylhydrolase-like has translation MGKIDNLIQSVPLPLDLGSGERIRKHLPPGTGEYSVGCLDCDHTSEPLSDTGALLFRLYYPIEKTDIIKRHKQWPLWLPRRQYSEGFAHYLKLNTKVFGKIFKWLAGDVYIPALWQSPPCANGKKFPVVMFSHGIGGNRTTNSTLCIELASQGFIVVAMEHRDGSASMTYEIKPNEKGNVEIVEEVEKTQQKPNRHKRNHSFHGYNITDPEWKPFVHYEPWNEFEYRNNQVKKRSRECSEALNILTSLNLGVEVHNTLGGNFNNKLFKERMDLSKVIMMGHSFGGSTCLHTLAHDKRFIIGAVLDGWMHPVGEEVYDNITQPTLLLNMESFQWKENIEQMLKIQKNETEKNMITMKGACHQSVTDFQFIVGKRLARFMDCRHIIHPRVSLDLCNKAVLSFVWKHLGCEDREIHEDILSGEHPLMIKGTNVDMS, from the exons ATGGGCAAAATTGACAATTTAATTCAGTCTGTACCACTGCCTCTGGACCTCGGATCTGGGGAGCGGATTCGGAAACATTTACCCCCGGGAACAGGAGAATATTCCGTGGGATGTTTAGATTGTGACCACACCTCGGAGCCCCTGTCAGATACTGGCGCGCTATTATTTCGGCTCTACTACCCCATCGAAAAGACTGACATCATT AAACGACACAAACAATGGCCGCTCTGGTTACCAAGGAGACAGTACAGCGAAGGATTTGCACATTATCTCAAGTTAAATACAAAAGTGTTTGGAAAAATCTTCAAATGGCTAGCCG gtGATGTGTATATACCAGCGTTATGGCAAAGTCCTCCTTGTGCGAACGGGAAAAAGTTTCCAGTTGTCATGTTCAGTCACGGCATCGGCGGAAATCGTACCACCAACTCCACCCTGTGTATCGAACTGGCCTCCCAGGGGTTCATAGTGGTTGCTATGGAACACag aGATGGATCAGCCTCCATGACTTATGAGATAAAGCCTAACGAGAAAGGGAATGTGGAAATCGTAGAGGAAgtagaaaaaacacaacaaaaacctAACCGCCACAAAAGGAACCATAGTTTCCATGGTTACAACATCACAGACCCTGAATGGAAACCATTTGTTCATTACGAACCGTGGAACGAGTTTGAGTACAGAAACAATCAG GTGAAGAAAAGGTCACGCGAGTGCTCAGAAGCCTTGAACATCTTGACATCACTTAACCTTGGGGTTGAAGTTCACAACACCCTTGGAGGAAACTTCAATAACAAGCTGTTTAAG GAACGTATGGATTTGTCCAAAGTGATAATGATGGGCCATTCCTTTGGTGGCTCCACCTGTCTGCATACACTGGCACACGACAAACGATTCAT TATTGGTGCGGTGTTGGACGGTTGGATGCACCCTGTTGGAGAGGAAGTTTATGATAACATCACACAGCCAACACTTTTACTAAACATGGAAAGTTTCCAGTGGAAAGAGAACATCGAACAGATGCTGAAAATCCAGAAGAAcgagacggagaaaaatatgatCACTATGAA GGGTGCATGCCACCAGAGCGTGACGGATTTCCAGTTCATCGTCGGTAAAAGACTGGCCCGATTTATGGACTGTCGACATATCATACACCCTCGGGTCTCTTTGGATCTCTGTAACAAAGCCGTGCTCAGTTTCGTGTGGAAACATCTAG GCTGTGAGGATCGAGAAATCCATGAAGATATTTTGTCAGGGGAGCATCCACTCATGATTAAAGGAACCAATGTTGACATGTCATGA